GCGGGTGATTTCGCGCATTTCGGCGGGGGTGAGCCGGGTGATTTGGTGGTGGAGGCTGAGCGCGTCGTCGGTGTTGATGGGCGCGGCGTGGTGTTGCCAGTAGCCGGTGTTGGTGCGGATTGGGGCGAAGTCTAGGAGTTTGCCGCTGGGGGATTGGGTGATTTTGCCGGTGTCGCGGTTGATGATGAGTTGGTTGTTGGCGTACCACCAGCGACCCCAGTTGGTGAGGCGTTGGCGGGTGTTTTCCATGAGTTGGCGTTCTAGGGCGTGGGCTAGGGCGGCGTTTTGGTCGGGCAGGAGCATGGGCTTTCCTTTTGTTTTATGGTCGGCATAATTTTGTATTATACTGATTTGCTACATTTTTGTGTTTTTTTTGGGGGCTTTAATGGCTGACTTGGTTATTCCCAATGGGTATTTACAGAATGCGTTGGGGCATTTGGTGCCGGTGGCGCAGATTCGGGAGCAGGATTTGTTGCGGGATGAGGTGGTGCGGACGTTGGCGCATGATGCAAAGCTGTTGAGCGAGGCGTTGCGGGAGTTTAAGGAACGTGCGATGCGGGATGTGGAGGATTTGGTGACGGTGGCGGCTGAGAAGTACGGGGCTAAGGTGGGTGGGGATAAGGGGAATCTCTCCCTGGTTAGCTTTGATGGCAAGTATAAGGTGCAGCGGTCGATGGCGGCGGTGATTACGTTCACCGAGGAATTGCAGGCGGCTAAGGCGTTGATTGAGGCGTGTATTGAGGCGTGGTCGGATGGCGCGGATAATCGCTTGAAGACGCTGGTGATGCGGGCGTTTAAGCCAAATACCAAGGGTGAGCTGAATACCAAGGCGGTGTTGGGGTTGTTGCGGCTGGAGATGAAGGGTTTTGATGGGGAGGTTGATGTGGAGTGGGCGGCAGCAATGGAGGCGTTGCGGGATTCTATTCAGACTAGCGGGACAACGGCTTATGTGAATGTGTATGAGCGGGTGGGGGTGAGTGATAAGTACCGCCATATCGCGTTGGATTTGGCGGCGGTGGGGTGAGTTAGACCGGTTTCGTGGGGTCGGCAATAGTGTCGGCTTCGATCTTGGCGACGCGCTTCATGAAGGAGTCTTCGCCGGTGTCGCCTGAGTAGAGCCATTCGGCTTCGCGCATGAGCTTGGAGACGTGGGCGGCAAGGTTGGCTATTTCGAGGAGTTTGGCGCGGGTGGCTGGCTCGTACTGATAGTGGAGTTCGCCGTATTCGTCGGGTTGGTCGGCGGTGTCGAGTTCCATTTTGAGTTCGTCGGCGAAGTTGCCGGGGTGGTAGTATGCGTATTGAAAGTGTCCGCCGCTCATGTGTGTCGCCCTGCCCTGCTTTGCTGGTAAAATGGGTGTGATTGTAGCAATGGCGAGTGAAAAAAGTTAGGAAAAAGGCTTTGTAACTTGTTGTTTTCTTGGCATTGCTGGCGGATATATAGGAAATTAAAAACGACTTTTGTGCTTATTTTTGCTTTGTTTTGAGCCTGACTTGTAATCAGTAGGTCCCGCGTTCGATTCGTGGTGCCGGCACCAAATTACAGTTCGAGCCAGTCTTCATCTCTTGATGTTGACTGGTGATCGAACAAATACTGCATACACACCACTGGCAGTTCGTACATCAATCTCAGTGGTGGTGTGTCAGTTTTTAAGCTGACACAATCTAAAGCGGATACGATTCGCACTCGTGTCCGCCTTTCATTTTCGGTTTAAGCTAAACCGTACCCCGCAAATTTCTTACTTTCCCCAACTTTTTTCAAGTATTTTCTCATTGCTGTACCCAAATTTCTGCTTTTATGCAGAAACGACCTGTAACACAGGCCGTTTCAAGCAGGCTGTGCGTTAAATTTCCCCTAATCCCCCCAGCATTTGCCGCATATTATTCAGGTCAGGCTGAACATAACCTAAAGTAGTGCGTACATCGCTGTGCCCCATCATTTGTTGCAGGTCGCGTATTTTACCCTGTTTTGCCAGTTTTGTGGCAAATGTGTGACGAAAGCGATGTGGGCTGACCTCAATCCCGGTAGTTTCACGGATACGGCGGAAAGCAGCGGACACGTGTTCCACCGTCAGCACCTTGCCCTTGTAGCCTGATTTGAACAGGGTGAGATTGAAAATCTGCTCATCAGTGCGAAACATCCTGCCCAGGCGGGCTTGGGTGAGGCGAGCCAGTTCGTCGAAGACAGTCTGCAATGGTGGAGCGACAGGGATGCTCCATTCTTCACGGGTCTTGCTGTTTTCTGCCCGCAGCATCAGGGTGCTGTGTTGGCGG
The window above is part of the Thiothrix winogradskyi genome. Proteins encoded here:
- a CDS encoding DUF3164 family protein, whose product is MADLVIPNGYLQNALGHLVPVAQIREQDLLRDEVVRTLAHDAKLLSEALREFKERAMRDVEDLVTVAAEKYGAKVGGDKGNLSLVSFDGKYKVQRSMAAVITFTEELQAAKALIEACIEAWSDGADNRLKTLVMRAFKPNTKGELNTKAVLGLLRLEMKGFDGEVDVEWAAAMEALRDSIQTSGTTAYVNVYERVGVSDKYRHIALDLAAVG